One genomic region from Labeo rohita strain BAU-BD-2019 chromosome 7, IGBB_LRoh.1.0, whole genome shotgun sequence encodes:
- the smad3a gene encoding mothers against decapentaplegic homolog 3a isoform X2 — MKKDEVCVNPYHYQRVETPVLPPVLVPRHTEIPSEFPPLDDYSHSIPENTIFPAGIEPQSNYIPETPPPGYISEDGETSDHQMNRSMDTGSPNLSPNPVSPAHNNLDLQPVTYCEPAFWCSISYYELNQRVGETFHASQPSLTVDGFTDPSNSERFCLGLLSNVNRNAAVELTRRHIGRGVRLYYIGGEVFAECLSDSAIFVQSPNCNQRYGWHPATVCKIPPGCNLKIFNNQEFAALLAQSVNQGFEAVYQLTRMCTIRMSFVKGWGAEYRRQTVTSTPCWIELHLNGPLQWLDKVLTQMGSPSIRCSSVS, encoded by the exons ATGAAAAAGGACGAGGTTTGCGTCAATCCCTACCACTACCAGCGGGTCGAGACACCAG tTCTTCCTCCGGTGCTGGTGCCTCGTCACACTGAAATCCCCAGCGAGTTTCCTCCTCTGGATGACTACAGTCACTCCATCCCAGAAAACACCATTTTCCCCGCCGGCATCGAACCCCAGAGCAACTACATACCAG AGACGCCCCCTCCAGGCTACATCAGTGAGGATGGAGAGACCAGCGATCATCAGATGAACCGCAGTATGGACACAG GGTCTCCAAATCTGTCACCGAACCCCGTTTCTCCTGCCCACAACAATTTAG aTCTACAGCCGGTGACATACTGTGAACCTGCGTTCTGGTGCTCTATTTCATACTATGAGCTGAACCAGAGAGTCGGTGAAACTTTCCATGCCTCCCAGCCCTCTTTAACAGTGGACGGCTTCACAGACCCGTCCAACTCTGAGCGCTTCTGCCTGGGCCTGCTGTCCAACGTGAATCGCAATGCTGCTGTGGAGCTCACGCGCAGACACATTG GCCGGGGTGTGCGTTTGTACTACATTGGAGGTGAGGTGTTTGCAGAGTGTCTAAGTGACAGCGCCATCTTTGTTCAGAGTCCCAACTGTAACCAACGTTACGGCTGGCACCCAGCCACTGTTTGCAAGATCCCACCTG GCTGTAATCTGAAGATCTTTAATAACCAGGAGTTTGCAGCTCTGTTGGCCCAGTCTGTGAATCAGGGCTTTGAGGCTGTGTACCAGCTCACCCGCATGTGCACCATTCGCATGAGCTTCGTGAAGGGCTGGGGAGCCGAGTACAG GCGGCAGACAGTGACTAGCACCCCCTGCTGGATAGAACTGCACCTGAACGGTCCTCTCCAGTGGCTGGACAAAGTGCTCACTCAGATGGGCTCCCCCTCCATCCGCTGCTCCAGTGTATCATAG